The following are from one region of the Romeriopsis navalis LEGE 11480 genome:
- a CDS encoding CobW family GTP-binding protein, whose product MLESLDGVRNQKLPVTIITGFLGSGKTTLLNRILQNRQDLKVAVLVNEFGDINIDSQLLMTVGEDMVELSNGCICCTINDSLANTVYEVLARPEKLDYLIVETTGVADPLPIALTFLGSELRDLTYVDGILTVVDAENFSLKQGEAAVKQIMYGDIALLNKTDLVTTDRLGKVETQIHETKEGARILHMQHGEVPLPLILDVKLAQSENYPLEITETENQPKPRHLQNDGYLSVSFQSKRPFSLRKFQHFLDNQLPVNIYRMKGILWFEESPARHVFQLSGRRFHLDDSTWEDQPSNQLVCIGHKINPIEIQQYLANCLA is encoded by the coding sequence ATGCTAGAAAGTCTGGATGGAGTTCGCAATCAAAAATTGCCTGTCACGATCATCACAGGCTTTCTCGGCAGCGGCAAAACGACCTTGCTCAACCGCATTTTGCAGAATCGTCAGGATTTGAAAGTGGCGGTTCTGGTCAATGAATTCGGGGATATCAATATCGATAGTCAACTGTTGATGACGGTTGGGGAAGATATGGTTGAGCTGAGCAATGGCTGTATTTGCTGCACGATCAACGACAGCTTGGCGAACACGGTGTACGAAGTGTTGGCACGGCCGGAAAAGCTGGACTATCTGATCGTAGAAACCACCGGGGTGGCCGACCCACTCCCGATCGCCCTGACATTTCTGGGCTCTGAACTACGGGACCTGACCTATGTCGACGGTATTTTAACCGTTGTCGATGCTGAGAACTTCTCCCTGAAGCAAGGGGAAGCGGCGGTGAAGCAGATTATGTACGGCGATATTGCGCTACTGAACAAAACGGATCTAGTTACAACAGATCGTTTGGGCAAAGTCGAGACGCAAATTCATGAAACCAAAGAAGGTGCCAGAATTTTGCATATGCAGCATGGTGAAGTTCCGCTGCCGCTAATTCTGGACGTGAAGCTGGCGCAGTCCGAGAATTATCCTCTGGAGATCACAGAAACAGAGAATCAGCCAAAACCGCGACATTTGCAGAACGACGGCTATTTATCGGTCTCTTTCCAGTCCAAACGTCCATTTTCCCTGCGCAAATTTCAGCATTTTTTGGATAATCAATTGCCAGTAAACATCTACCGGATGAAAGGGATTCTGTGGTTTGAGGAAAGTCCAGCGCGGCACGTTTTCCAACTGAGTGGACGGCGATTTCATCTGGATGATTCGACCTGGGAAGACCAACCTTCCAATCAACTCGTCTGTATCGGACACAAGATTAACCCGATCGAAATCCAGCAATACCTCGCAAATTGTTTAGCCTGA
- the folE gene encoding GTP cyclohydrolase I FolE: MTAQIPAESLANVTANETLAQISTSAKPRVSDEEMQQAVRTLLIGLGEDPDREGLIDTPKRVVKALQHLTSGYNQSLDELLNGAIFHEDANEMVLVRDIDLFSSCEHHILPILGRVHIAYIPNGKVIGLSKLARIAEMYARRLQVQERLTNQIAEALQGLLQPQGVAVVVEATHMCMVMRGVQKPGSWTVTSAMRGCFADDARTRREFMDLIRHTPQFH, encoded by the coding sequence ATGACAGCACAAATTCCTGCAGAATCTTTAGCGAACGTAACCGCTAACGAAACATTGGCCCAAATCTCCACCAGTGCTAAACCCCGCGTTTCCGATGAAGAAATGCAGCAAGCCGTCCGCACATTGCTGATTGGCCTGGGTGAGGACCCCGATCGTGAAGGCCTTATCGATACGCCGAAGCGCGTTGTTAAAGCACTACAACACCTGACTTCTGGCTATAATCAGTCCCTAGATGAATTGCTCAACGGGGCAATTTTCCATGAAGATGCCAATGAAATGGTACTGGTGCGGGACATTGATTTATTCAGCTCCTGTGAGCACCATATTCTGCCGATTTTGGGCCGTGTCCATATTGCCTATATCCCCAACGGTAAAGTCATTGGCCTTTCGAAGCTAGCGCGCATTGCGGAAATGTATGCTCGCCGACTCCAAGTGCAGGAACGTCTGACTAATCAAATTGCCGAAGCATTACAAGGCTTACTACAACCACAGGGAGTCGCAGTCGTCGTGGAAGCGACCCATATGTGCATGGTCATGCGCGGTGTGCAAAAGCCGGGATCGTGGACTGTCACCAGTGCGATGCGCGGATGTTTTGCCGACGATGCGCGCACCCGTCGGGAATTTATGGACTTGATTCGCCATACTCCCCAGTTCCACTAA
- a CDS encoding metallophosphatase, giving the protein MAWAILSGIVGNLRAYEAVLADVRQSRLAIDEMFILGDVIGPQGDNAALIKRLYQRRPGEPRVAVCQGWWEEQLLILHGLGRTGEPTALIEQYGAAMTKTLWDAVPRELVRQIQSWEFGIFELDCLLAHGSSLGVDDVLTPDTPVVTLVDRLQRMEANYLFCGRSGLTFDYEIAMGQIQSTVQTLDQPATNQSRELPTKHIVGVGNVGGGEQATYTLFYPESGQIQFQQVACQTSPKGFGR; this is encoded by the coding sequence ATGGCTTGGGCAATATTATCAGGCATCGTTGGAAATTTACGAGCCTATGAGGCAGTTTTAGCGGATGTGCGGCAATCACGCTTGGCGATCGATGAAATGTTTATTCTGGGTGATGTGATTGGGCCGCAAGGCGATAATGCCGCACTCATCAAGCGATTATACCAACGTCGACCGGGAGAACCTCGGGTCGCCGTATGCCAAGGCTGGTGGGAAGAGCAACTGTTGATTTTGCACGGTTTAGGTCGTACCGGGGAGCCGACGGCGCTGATTGAACAATACGGTGCAGCTATGACTAAAACCCTTTGGGATGCCGTTCCACGGGAATTAGTCCGTCAAATCCAATCATGGGAATTTGGCATTTTTGAGCTGGATTGCTTACTGGCCCACGGCAGTAGTTTGGGGGTCGATGATGTGCTCACACCCGATACTCCCGTGGTCACGCTGGTCGATCGACTGCAGCGGATGGAAGCAAATTATCTATTTTGTGGTCGATCGGGACTCACCTTCGATTATGAGATTGCCATGGGACAAATCCAGTCAACGGTGCAAACGCTTGATCAGCCTGCCACTAATCAATCCCGTGAACTGCCGACTAAACATATAGTCGGTGTTGGCAATGTCGGCGGTGGTGAACAGGCAACCTATACGCTGTTTTATCCAGAATCAGGACAGATTCAGTTTCAGCAAGTCGCCTGCCAGACAAGCCCCAAGGGCTTTGGGCGATAA
- a CDS encoding metallophosphoesterase family protein, with product MKIAVMSCIHGNYEALNEVLCDIDAQQVEQIFCLGDLVGYGPHPNAVVEMIRSLDIPTVQGCWDEDIVDGLNACECSYPSLIAERRGKAAHVWTDQALHPENREFLAQLPLTLRHDNLCFVHGSPHNQHEYLMPEMDAFAAMERVMATEADVLFCGHTHIPYVRQFDQGQFTVKVNSVTVKSNQKAKQKTITQEFTTSLKKIVNAGSVGEPRHGRPNATYVIYETETQNVTLREVEYDYQKTCAAIIEKGLPEIFAWRLARGWEYAERADDPSHICER from the coding sequence ATGAAAATTGCTGTTATGTCCTGCATTCATGGTAACTATGAAGCCTTGAATGAAGTGTTATGTGATATTGATGCCCAGCAGGTTGAACAAATCTTTTGCCTCGGTGACTTGGTGGGCTACGGTCCCCATCCCAATGCCGTCGTCGAAATGATTCGATCGCTGGATATTCCGACGGTGCAGGGGTGCTGGGATGAAGATATTGTCGATGGGCTAAATGCCTGTGAATGCAGCTATCCATCATTAATCGCCGAACGACGGGGCAAAGCAGCCCATGTCTGGACTGATCAAGCCCTGCATCCCGAGAACCGGGAATTCCTCGCCCAACTACCCCTGACACTGCGCCACGATAATCTCTGTTTCGTGCATGGCAGTCCGCACAATCAGCATGAGTATCTCATGCCCGAAATGGATGCATTTGCGGCAATGGAGCGGGTGATGGCAACCGAGGCAGATGTCCTGTTTTGCGGCCATACCCACATTCCCTATGTGCGCCAGTTCGATCAAGGCCAATTTACGGTCAAAGTCAACTCTGTCACCGTTAAATCGAATCAGAAAGCAAAACAGAAAACCATAACGCAAGAATTTACAACATCATTGAAAAAGATCGTCAACGCCGGGTCAGTCGGTGAGCCTCGGCATGGACGCCCCAATGCGACCTATGTAATTTATGAAACAGAAACGCAGAACGTAACGCTGCGAGAAGTTGAGTACGATTACCAAAAGACTTGTGCAGCAATTATCGAAAAAGGTTTGCCCGAAATCTTTGCATGGCGTTTAGCCCGCGGCTGGGAATATGCGGAACGAGCGGACGATCCCAGCCATATTTGCGAACGCTAG
- a CDS encoding TGBp1 family protein: protein MSLQITWVAGATGAGKTTWIRDHIDSLAVPCAYWHYAADAQSIEPSTIDATYLSYVCPGLRILRAAPSHGELAKLAEQVQHLLIELPSDIDRATLPELTATPAEYLWIQASNLAVDVGWASRTIAGGHGSSSTSPSQSIDLTGEILDPPSLAMLWTEITQGAYGEVQRAKALLETIEGYPLYFDYVAGSVQTDYEELEITRNLQGRPQRFSGLSIIGEVNHRTLQQSLKDASLDDRLIEYYQSQIQSMLQSPSVS, encoded by the coding sequence ATGTCATTACAAATTACCTGGGTCGCGGGTGCGACTGGAGCCGGTAAAACGACTTGGATACGCGATCACATCGATTCGCTAGCCGTACCCTGTGCCTACTGGCATTATGCCGCTGATGCACAGTCAATCGAACCCTCCACGATCGACGCAACCTACTTAAGCTATGTTTGCCCTGGGCTCAGGATTTTACGCGCTGCACCCAGCCATGGGGAGTTAGCGAAACTGGCTGAACAAGTGCAGCATCTATTGATTGAACTCCCGAGTGATATCGATCGTGCAACCCTACCAGAACTTACCGCCACGCCAGCCGAGTACCTATGGATTCAAGCCTCGAACTTGGCCGTGGATGTGGGCTGGGCCAGTCGGACGATCGCTGGTGGCCACGGCAGCAGCAGCACATCACCGTCGCAGTCCATCGACTTAACTGGGGAAATCCTCGATCCGCCGAGTTTAGCCATGCTCTGGACCGAGATCACCCAAGGGGCCTACGGCGAAGTCCAGCGGGCGAAGGCATTATTAGAAACGATCGAAGGCTATCCACTTTACTTCGACTACGTTGCAGGCTCTGTCCAAACGGATTATGAAGAACTAGAAATTACCCGTAATCTCCAAGGCCGTCCCCAACGCTTTAGTGGCTTATCCATTATCGGCGAGGTGAATCATCGCACCCTACAACAAAGCCTCAAAGATGCCAGTTTAGACGATCGCTTAATTGAATATTACCAATCCCAAATTCAATCAATGCTGCAATCCCCATCTGTAAGTTAA
- a CDS encoding metal ABC transporter solute-binding protein, Zn/Mn family: MRSLFSRLFFLATILTVVGGGFAGCSSSPTSSTDNRTAEKSNTAAQTQVVATYSVLCDLAERIAQSTAQINCLIEAGVDPHVYQVTPDDRKAIDTAKLVLYGGYGFEPGIIKLIASAPESVQKIAVHEQAVAQPLQGGHDHDHAKEEGHDHDHDHDKAKKSANAASAEADPHVWHNAQHGIAMVKVIQQQLTQASPENKAVYAKNAQQIIDRLTAIDTWIKTAIATIPAKQRKLVTTHEALAYYGAAYGIPIEGALQGISTDVKATPTRIKELVDDVKASQVPTVFTESTANLAMMQALAQDAQVKVSEKQLFSDGLGDAGSGAETYEKMLVANTKAIVEGLGGQPSPPPVP, encoded by the coding sequence ATGCGTTCTCTCTTCTCTCGACTATTTTTCTTGGCCACAATTCTGACAGTTGTGGGTGGTGGCTTCGCTGGATGTAGCTCGTCCCCAACTAGCTCTACAGATAATCGCACCGCTGAAAAATCGAATACTGCAGCACAAACGCAGGTGGTTGCGACCTACAGCGTCCTCTGTGACTTGGCGGAGCGGATTGCTCAGTCAACGGCTCAGATCAATTGTTTAATCGAAGCCGGAGTCGATCCCCATGTTTACCAAGTCACGCCAGACGATCGTAAAGCCATTGATACCGCTAAACTCGTCCTCTACGGTGGTTATGGATTCGAACCAGGGATTATTAAGCTGATTGCGTCAGCCCCCGAGTCAGTGCAAAAAATTGCGGTGCATGAGCAAGCAGTCGCGCAGCCACTTCAAGGCGGACATGACCATGATCATGCGAAAGAAGAAGGTCACGACCATGATCATGACCACGACAAAGCGAAAAAGTCAGCCAACGCCGCATCAGCAGAAGCCGATCCCCACGTTTGGCATAATGCCCAGCATGGCATTGCGATGGTCAAGGTCATCCAACAGCAACTCACCCAGGCATCGCCAGAAAATAAAGCGGTGTATGCCAAAAATGCACAACAAATCATCGATCGACTGACGGCAATCGATACTTGGATTAAAACGGCAATTGCCACAATTCCGGCCAAGCAACGCAAGCTAGTCACAACCCATGAAGCGCTGGCCTATTATGGCGCGGCCTATGGTATTCCGATCGAAGGTGCACTGCAAGGCATTAGTACCGATGTCAAAGCCACACCCACGCGCATCAAGGAATTAGTTGACGATGTCAAAGCCAGTCAAGTACCGACGGTCTTTACCGAGAGCACTGCGAATCTGGCAATGATGCAAGCACTGGCTCAGGACGCTCAAGTTAAAGTGTCGGAGAAACAATTATTTAGTGATGGTTTGGGCGACGCCGGGTCGGGTGCTGAAACCTATGAAAAGATGTTAGTCGCCAATACGAAGGCAATTGTCGAAGGCTTAGGCGGTCAGCCCTCGCCGCCACCTGTACCATAA
- a CDS encoding metallothionein, with protein sequence MTTITQMKCACPDCLCIVNLNDAVMKEQKPYCSQACANGHTDGGNCAQSSCGCH encoded by the coding sequence ATGACAACCATCACCCAAATGAAATGTGCCTGTCCTGACTGCCTATGTATTGTCAATCTCAACGATGCCGTTATGAAGGAGCAGAAACCCTATTGCAGCCAGGCCTGTGCCAATGGCCATACAGATGGCGGCAACTGTGCCCAAAGTAGCTGCGGGTGCCACTAG
- a CDS encoding CobW family GTP-binding protein: MVNLSAEHQEQTTLQLPKRGMPVTIITGFLGSGKTTLLNHILSNRQNLKVAVLVNEFGDIDIDSQLLVSIDEDMVQLSNGCICCTINDSLVDAVYDVMAREEQIDYLVIETTGIADPLPIMLTFVGTDLRDFTRLDSVITLVDAETFTPEHFQSEAAFNQITYGDIILLNKTDLVDAAKVSEVEVTIHEIKAGARILQSQHGRVPLSALLDVGGADTDAYAGLIQEEIERSATDSDNHRHHHSDHTHGHDSHDHSADHSHAHHHDHDHPHDHEHHHHHSDHLTQDGFISIAYESDQPFSIVAFQKFLEALSVDVFRAKGILWFEDIPSRHIFQLTGKRYQLDTDQWPTAQRKNQVVVIGRNLEPTIIRHQLANCHAKSPHPTSTHFSYSH, from the coding sequence ATGGTCAATTTATCGGCTGAACATCAGGAGCAGACAACCCTCCAGTTGCCGAAGCGCGGTATGCCGGTCACGATTATCACAGGGTTTCTGGGTAGTGGTAAGACCACTCTGCTGAATCATATTCTCAGTAACCGCCAGAATTTGAAAGTGGCGGTTTTGGTCAATGAGTTTGGCGATATTGATATTGATAGCCAGCTTTTGGTATCGATTGACGAAGATATGGTGCAGCTAAGCAATGGCTGCATTTGTTGCACGATCAATGACAGTTTGGTCGATGCGGTATATGACGTCATGGCACGGGAAGAACAAATTGATTATCTGGTAATTGAGACCACGGGCATTGCCGATCCGCTGCCAATTATGTTGACGTTCGTCGGGACTGATTTGCGGGATTTCACCCGCTTAGATTCCGTGATCACTTTAGTCGATGCGGAAACTTTTACGCCAGAACACTTTCAGAGCGAGGCTGCATTTAATCAGATTACCTATGGCGATATTATTTTGTTGAATAAAACGGACTTAGTAGATGCGGCTAAGGTCTCTGAAGTAGAAGTAACTATTCATGAAATTAAAGCTGGCGCGAGAATCTTGCAGTCACAGCATGGCCGCGTACCCCTATCGGCTTTACTGGATGTGGGTGGTGCCGATACTGACGCCTATGCGGGGTTGATTCAGGAAGAGATTGAACGATCGGCGACTGATTCCGATAACCATCGCCACCACCATTCTGATCATACCCATGGGCACGATTCGCATGACCACAGTGCCGATCACAGTCATGCCCACCATCATGACCATGATCATCCTCATGACCACGAACATCACCACCATCATTCTGATCATCTAACTCAAGACGGCTTTATCTCGATTGCCTACGAAAGTGATCAGCCGTTTTCGATCGTCGCATTTCAGAAATTTCTAGAAGCGCTATCCGTCGATGTATTTCGCGCAAAAGGCATTCTTTGGTTCGAGGATATTCCATCACGTCACATTTTCCAGTTGACGGGCAAGCGGTATCAGCTAGATACGGACCAATGGCCAACGGCACAACGCAAAAATCAAGTTGTTGTGATTGGACGGAATCTTGAGCCTACGATAATTCGCCATCAGCTCGCTAATTGTCATGCAAAGTCGCCGCATCCGACATCAACTCATTTCAGCTATAGCCATTAG
- a CDS encoding Fur family transcriptional regulator, whose amino-acid sequence MKHTLTDPPKLTRAQQAVLDLLRDVSQAIAAQDLFMMLRQTRSIGLATVYRSLETLKTRGLVKCVTGQPGEALYSLVGQDVHHLKCLSCDQSVQLENCPLSGVTQELQTTQQFKIYYHTLDFFGVCPDCQRSQQ is encoded by the coding sequence ATGAAACATACCTTAACTGACCCGCCGAAACTAACCCGGGCACAGCAGGCGGTTCTGGATTTATTGCGCGATGTGTCCCAGGCCATTGCCGCACAAGATTTGTTCATGATGTTGCGACAAACACGTTCAATTGGCTTGGCGACGGTTTACCGATCGTTAGAAACTTTAAAGACGCGGGGTTTAGTCAAATGCGTTACTGGACAACCGGGTGAGGCGCTGTACAGTTTAGTCGGACAAGACGTGCACCACCTCAAATGCCTATCCTGTGATCAATCAGTGCAATTGGAAAATTGTCCATTGTCCGGAGTGACACAAGAACTTCAGACGACTCAGCAATTCAAAATTTACTATCACACACTCGACTTTTTCGGTGTTTGTCCTGATTGTCAGCGTTCACAACAGTAG